CGGGGGTCACCTCGTGCAGCCGGGCGGTGATCTGCACGCCCGCGTTGTTGAACGCGATGTCCACCCGCCCGTACCGCCGTACCGCGCCGTCCACGAAGCGCTGCACCGAGGCCGGGTCGCGCACGTCCGCCTCGAAGTAGGTCGCGTCGCCGCCGGCGGCCCGGATCGAGCGCTCCACGTCCCGCCCCAGCGCGGTCCGCCTGCCGCAGAACGCCACCCTGGCGCCGGCCGCGGCGAAGGCGCGCGCGGTGGCCTCGCCGATCCCCGACGTGCCGCCGGTGACCTGCACGGCCTTGCCCGCGAACGCACCCCGGCCGCGGGCGCCCGCGGCCGGCGCGGCCACCGCCACCAGTCCCGCGCCGAGTGCCCCGCCCAGCACCGCGCGTCGGCTGTGGTCCCCCATGAGCTGCCTCCTAAAGCAACTTGATGTTGCTTTTAGTCTCCAGGCAATTCCCGCATCGCGCAACCACGGGTTGCATTAAGGTTCGAGGCCGTGCCCGAGGAACCACGTCGCCGGCCGGGGGGCCGCAGCGCGCTGGTGCGCGCCGCCGTGCTCGAAGCCGGTCTCGCCGAACTCGCCGACGCCGGCTACCACGGGCTGAGCCTGGAGGGCGTGGCCAGGCGCGCGGGCGTGAACAAGACGACCCTCTACCGCCGCTGGGGCACGCGGGAGGCACTGCTCCTCGACGCCATCCGCGCCCGCGCCACCGCCCGGGTGCCGATCCCCGACACCGGGTCGCTGCGCGAGGACCTGCTGGCCCTGGTCCGCGCCGCCATCGCCAACCTGGCCACGCGCGAGGTGCAGGCGGCGGTGCGGGCGGCCGTCGCGCTGTCGCCGCACGACGCGGCGCTCGCCGAGGCCGGCCGGGCGTTCTGGGCCGAGCGGCTCGACGTGGACGGCGCGGTGGTCCGGCGCGCGGTGGAGCGCGGGGAGATCGCGCCGGTGGACCCGGGACCGGTGGTCGAGGCGGTGCTGGGCCCGCCCTACTTCCGGCTGCTGGTCACCGGCCGGCCGGTCGACGACGACTTCCTGGTCGCCACCGTCGACCTCGTCGTGCGGGGGCTGGCGCGCTAGCCGGCGTGCCGGGTCACCCCCGGAGCCGGCGTGCCGGGTCGCCCGGGAACCGGCGCGCTAGCCGGCGTTCTGGGCGCCGTTGCGCGAGCGCTCCAGCGCCTCCCTGGCCTTGCGCGCCATGTCGGCCACGGCGGCACGCCGCACCGCGTCGGCCTCGTAGTCCTCACGACGGTCCTTGACCACCCGGGCCGGGATGCCCACGGCGATCTTGAAGTCCGGCACGTCCCCCCGCACCACCGCGTGCGCGCCCAACACACAGCCACGCCCGATCCGCGTCCCCCGGGTGACCGTGACCTTGGTGCCCAGCCAGCAGTCCGGACCGATGCGCACCGGGGACTTCACGATGCCCTGGTCCTTGATCGGCAGGTTGACGTCGGCCGTGACGTGGTCGAAGTCGCAGATGTAGACCCAGTCGGCGACCAGGGTGGCCGCGCCGATCTCCACGTCGAGGTAGCAGTTCACCGTGTTGTCCTTGCCGAACACGGCCTTGTCGCCGATGCGCAGCGACCCCTCGTGGCAGCGGATGGCGTTGCCGTCGCCGATGTGGACCCAGCGCCCGATCTCCAGCCGCCCGTAGCCGGGGCGGCAGTGCAGCTCGACCTTGCGGCCCAGGAACACCATGCCGCGCAGCACCACGTGGGGGTTGGCGATCCGGAACCTCAGCAGCCGCCAGTACCGGACCAGGTACCACGGGGTGTACGCGCGGTGCCGCAGGACCCAGCGCAGCGAGGCCAGGGTGAGGAAGCGGGCCTGCGCCGGGTCGCGGCGCGACCGGCGCCACCTGGTCCAGACCGGGGCACCCCACATGCTCGTCACGCGGGCACTCTAACTTCCCGCCGGCGGGCGGGGTGAGGGCGTTCACCCGCTCCGGGACCGCCCGGACCAGGATGGTGGGCGTGACGACCCCTCTCATCATCGACACCGACCCCGGCGTCGACGACGCGTTCGCCCTCGCCCTCGCCGCCGCCAGCCCCGAGGTCGAGCTGATCGGCGTGACCACGGTGTTCGGCAACGTCGGCCTGGCCGACACCACCCGCAACGCCCTGCGCCTGCGCGCCCTGCTCGGCCGCGAGGACGTGCCGGTCGCCGCGGGCGCCGACCGGCCCCTGGTCCACCCCCACCCGCACCTGTCCAGCGCCCACGGCTCCGACGGCCTGTCCGGCCGCGCGGCCACGCTGCCCGAGCCGACCCGGGGCACCGACCCGCGCGACGCGGTCACCCTGATGCGCGAGCTCCTGGAGGCCGCCGACCGGCCGGTCACCATCGTCCCCATCGGGCCGCTCACCAACGTCGCCCTGCTGCTGGCCGCGCACCCCCGGCTCAAGGAGAAGATCGGCCGCCTGGTCGTCATGGGCGGCGGGGTGGACGGCGGCAACATCACCGCCGCCGCCGAGTTCAACCTGTGGAGCGACCCCGAGGCGGCGCGGCGCGTGCTGGTCGAGGAGGACGTGCCCACCACGGTCGTGCCGATGGACCTCACCCACCGGTGCGCGGTGACCGCCGAGTGGCTGGCGGAGCTGGGGCGGACCTCCGCGCGGGCCGCCGCGCTGGTCGGGCTGACCGCCGACTACCTGACCACCTACCGGCGGTTCCTGGGCTTCGACGGCATCGTCGTGCACGACGCGGTCGCGGTGGCCGAGGCGATCCGGCCCGGCCTGCTCACCGGCACGCCGTACGCGGTGGACGTGGACTGCACGTTCGGGCCCGGCCGGGGCGCGCTGGTGGTCGACCGGCGGCTGGAGTCGCGGGCGCCCGGGAACCTGACCGTCGCCACGGACACCGACCTGGACGGGGTGCGCGCGTTCCTGTTCGAGCGGCTGTCCTCGCTCTAGGGGCGGCGTAACGGCGCCCCGACCCGGGCCGATCTCCCCCGCGACACCGCAAGCCCTGGAGACCCGTGTGGCCTGGCGCCCGTCGAAGACCACCGCCGCGGCGGTCGGCATCGCCCTGGCACTGGTGGGCAACATGGCGACCAACACCGTGTCCGTCGACGAGCCGTGGTGGCCGTACGCGGTGTGGGGCGTGGTCGCCGCGCTGGCCGCGGTCGTCCTGGCGGAGCACCGGCGACCTCCCGCCGAGGACGACCTCGTCGCGATCGCCGACCGCCTGGCCGCGGTGGTGCGCGGGCAGTGGCAGGACGAGGTCGCCCGGCGGTCGCTCAACGACCCCTACCCCCTGCCGGTGCGCTGGGACCCCGCACCGGCCGACCTGGTCGCGGACTGGGCCGACATCACCCGGCTGGCGGTGAACGGGATCGGCAGGCCGCAGACCGGGGACCGCGCGGCGTGGGCCGCCTCGGCCGACGAGCTCGCCGGCGGCGACGTGCTCGCGGCCTGGCGCAAGGTGCCCACCGGCCGGCTGGTGGTGCTGGGCGCACCGGGTACGGGCAAGACCGTGCTGCTCGCGCGGTTCGTCGTCGACCTGCTCGACCCCACCACGCGCGTCAAGGGCTCTCCGGTGCCGGTCCTGGTCTCCATCGCCGCGTGGAACCCGGCCGAGAAGGGCCTGGCGGACTGGATGGTGGAACGCCTGGCCGTCGACCACCCCGCGCTCGACCGCGGGACCGCGACCGGCACGCCGCTGCTCAGGCAGCTGATGGGCCGGGAACTGGTCTTCCCGGTGCTGGACGGCTTGGACGAGATCCCGCAGCCGTTGCGAGCCGAGGCGATCGCGGAGCTGAACGCGGTGCTGGCAGGTGGCACGCCGCTGGTCATCAGCAGTCGCACCGACGCCTACCGCGACGCGATCCGCCCGCCTGGCGGAGCGGAGGTCACGCTGACCGGCGCGGCGGGCATCCGGTTGCGGGCGCTGGATGCCGAAGACGTGATCTCCTACCTGCGCAGCAGCGCGGGTGGGCCGGTGAACGCCCGGCGCTGGGACCGCGTCGCGGCGGCGTTGCCCCGGGGCGGCGCGCTGGCCGAGGTCATGCGGACACCGCTGATGACGACCCTGGCCCGGGACGTCCACAACCCGCGGCGCGGAGCCGGGACCGCCGACCTGCCGAGTCCCGACGTGCTGGTCGACCTGCCCGACCGGGAGGCGATCGAACAGCACCTGTTCGACGGCTTCGTCCCGGCCGCATACCGGCCACACCCCACCAGACCGACGCGGTGGCACCCGGAGCAGGCCGTGGCGTGGCTCGGGCACCTGGCGTTCCACCTGGAGCGCAACCGGATGGGCCAACCGGACTTCGCCTGGTGGCAACTGCACCTGCGAACCAGGCCCAGGTCGCCTTCCCGGGGCGCGGCGCTGGCCGTCTGCACGGTGACGGGTCTGGTGGCGGGCATCGCGACAACAGCCCTGTATTCCTCGGCTTACTCGAACGCGTACTTCGTCTGGACCGGTCTGACGGTGTGCGTCACCGCGTACCTGGTCTTCGGATCGGTGTGGTGGCTCACCGACCGGTTCGGCGCGGCCCTCACCGCGAGCGCCGCAACCGCCATCTCCGGCGGTCTCGCCATCGACATCGTCGGTGACCTGGTCATCGGGCCGACGACCCCCGTGCTGCTGATCGCGGCCGGACTCGCCTCGGGGTTCGCCTACCCGCTCCGAAGACGGGGACCGTCCCCCGCGCGGGCCGGGATCGTCGTGGGGCTGGTGGCGTTGGTGGTCTACACCGCCTTGTACGCGACGAACATGCCGTTCCCGGGGGCGTTGAACGCCGCGAGCGCGGACGCCACCCTCACCGGGCTCCTCGTGCTGGTCGCCGTCGTCCTGACCGGGGCCCGCACCGGGCGGTCGGTCCTCGCTTTCATCGCGACCGCCGGCGTGCTGCGCGGGTCCACCGCCTGGTTCGCGGGCTCCGACGGGCGCGAGGTGTTCTTCACCGACCACCAGGTGGTGGTCGCGCTCGCGGCGGGCGTGACGGACGCCGCCCTGGTCGCCGTGGTCGTCCTGGTCGCCCACCGGATGACCCGTCCGGGTGGCGGCCGGCGCCGGGGACTGGTCTGCCTGCTGGTCGTGCTCGTCGTGGGAGCCGGTCACGGCAGCCGCTCCGGCCTCTTCAGCGGCATCTTGGCAGCGCTGCCGGCCGTGGTCGGTTGTCTGCTCGCGTGGCGACCGGTGGCGGCTCGCGACGCCTGGTCCCGGCTCGGCCTCGGGCTGCTCGCCACCGTGATCGCGGTGGTCGGAGGTGTCTACGCCGTCATCGACATCCCCGACCAGGCGATGCGGGAACTACCGGCACCGATCGCCGCCGCGGTCGTCGTCACCGTGCTGGGGGCGTTCATCGCGAAGCGCGACCACGAGCCGCGGGACTGGCTGCGGACGCCCCTCCTCTCCGGGGTCGGCTACGGTGCCGTGCACACCCTGTTCTACGGCCCGGTGTACGGGCTCGCCGTGGGCGTGGTGGTCGGCCTGGCGGTCGAACTGGTCGACCGCCAACTGGCCTCCGACACCCCCGCACGAGGTTTGCGGTTGGCGGAACGAGGTCTCGTCCTCGGCCTCGCCGTCTCCGCGGTGCTGACCGCGCTGCTGGTGTGGCGGTACGACGTGGTGACGGCCGCCCTGCTCGGCCTGGTCGTCGGCGGGGCGGTGGGCATCGCCTACGGCATGGAGGCGCCCCGCACCCCCACCGCGGTGCGGACGCCGGCGGAGGTGCTGGCCCGCGACCGCACCGTGTTCCTGGTCAGCACAGCCGTCGTCACGGTGGCGGTCACCGTGGCGACCGGGTTCGTCGCGGGTTCCGGGTCCGGCTTCGACGTGACGACGGGGCTCGTCGGCGGCCTCACCTACGGTGCGGCCACCGGGGTCTTCGTGGCCGCCGGCCGCACGCAGTGGCTGCGCTACTTCATCGCCCGGTGCGCCCTCGCCCTGACCGGCCGCGTGCCGTGGCGGCTGATGGCGTTCCTGGAAGACGCCCACACCGTGCACGGCGTGCTGCGCCAGAACGGCGCCACCTACCAGTTCCGCCACCTCGACGTGCAGCGCCGCCTGGCCGCCACCTACGTCCGCTCCGCCCGGCACAGCAGGTAGACCGGCCGCGAACCGACCCTGGTCAACGCCACGGTCGCCTCACCCGACCCGGTCAACTTCAACCGCCGCCGCAGCGCGTTGGGGTCCACGTCCAGCCCCCGCACCAGGATCTCCAGCCGTCCCACGTCGTGCGCGCGCAGCACCGACCGCAAGCCCTTCTCGCTGTAGTGCCCGTGCTCGACGACCCGGAACGCCCTGATCCCCGGCGGCGGCTCCGGCCCGGTCAGGTAGGCGATCCGCTCGTCCAGCTGCGCCAGCCCGTGCCGGGCCGCGTAGTGCCGGACCAGGCCCGCCCGCACCACCGCGCCGTCCGGGTCGACCAGCCACTCGCCGGGCGCGGTGACCGGGCAGTCGTCCGGTTCGGCGGAGGTGACCGCCCAGCCCGGACCGTCCGAGCGCAGCACCGTGGCCCGCCGCGCGACGCCCGGGGTGGCCAGGCCCCGCGTCCACAGGCACGCCTCGCGCACCTGGCCGTCCAGGGACACCAGCTCGACCTCGTCCGCCCACGGCGCCACCGCGAAGTCCACGCCCGGCGCGCACTTCACCGCCAGGTCGCGGTCCGCGAAAGCGGCGGCCAGCCCGTCCAGCGGCGGGGTGAAGTCCTCCGGGCGCCAGGTGCGCCTGCCCGCCGAGTCGCGCCGCGCCGGGTCGGCCAGCACCGCGACGCCCCGGGACACCGGGCGCAGCGCGTCGGCCCGCACCAGCGGCACGCCGTCGCCCAGGTTGTGCCGCGCCATGGCCAGCCGCACCGGGTCCAGGTCCGAGCCGAACGACCCCGGCGGCAGCGCCACCAGGTCCGCGCCGATCGAGCACGTCACGTCGTGCACCGGGCCGGTGAAGCGGCGCGCCCGGTGCACCGCGACCGGGTGGGCGGTGGCCTGCTGGAGCGCGTCGGAGGTGAACAGGCCGTCGGTGAAGGGGACCTTCGCGGCGGCCTTGCGCCGCAGCAGCAGCGTCTCCAGCACGGCGGCGAAGTGGTCCGGCGAGACCTCCCGGGCGGCGCGCACGTCGGCCAGCCGGGAGGCGTCGGTCAGCGGCAGGCCGGCCAGCGCGGCCAACGCGGCGCACCCGGCGTCCGAACGCAGGTGCGCCACGTCGTCGAGGCTGAACGCGTACCCCACTAGACCGGCTTGCGGCCCGTCACCGACACGTTGTAGAAGACCTCCCGCGGCAGCACCCTGGCCAGCACGTTCTGGTCCACCCACGACAGCCGCTGCCAGGTGCGGTAGGCGAACATCGCCCAGTTCCAGCCCAGCTTCTCCCGCGGCACGGCGGCCTCGAACGTGCGCACCGGCCAGCCGAACAGCGCCGCCGACAGCTCGTCGGTCACCGCCCGCACGCCCACCGCGCCCGCGCCGCGCGCCACCCGCTCCAGCTCGCCCGGGTCGAACGTGTGCAGGTCGACCACGGCCTCCAGCGCCGCCGCCCGCGACGACTCGTCCAGCTCCTCCTGCGGCCGGCGCCAGTCGCTGAGCGGGCCGAGCCTGGTCACGTTGGTGGTCAGCCACCAGGTGAGCTGCCCGAGCTTGCGCGCGTAGAAGTTGCCGATGTTGGTGGGGTCGCCCGCGAACACGAACTTCCCGCCCGGCTTGAGCACCCGCAGCACCTCGCGCATGGCCGCCGGCACGTCCGGGATGTGGTGCAGCACCGCGTGCCCGACGACCAGGTCGAACGTGTCGTCGTCGTACGGGATGCGCTCGGCGTCGGCGACCCGGCCGTCCACCGGCAGGCCCAGGTGCTCCGCGTTGCGCAGCGCCACCTCGACCATGCCCGGCGACAGGTCGGTCACCGACCCCTTCCCGATCACCTCGCCCTGCATGAGGTTGAGCAGGAAGAACCCGGTGCCGCAGCCCAGCTCCAGCGCGTGCTCGTACGGCCCGACGTCGCCCGCGGCCGCGCGGAACCGCTCGGTGGCGTAGCTGATGCAGCGCTCGTCGTAGGAGATCGACCACTTCTCGTCGTACGTGCCCGCCTCCCAGTCGTGGTAGAGCACGTTGGCGAGCTTGGGGTCGCCGTAGGCCGCCTGGACCTCCTCGGCGGTGGCGTGCGGGTGGGGCCTGGGGTCCCCGGTCGCGGGCTCGGCTGGATCAACGGCCACTGAACTCCGCCTTCCCGGGGCCGTTCTCGATGAACGACGCCATGCCGGTCTTCTGGTCCTCGGTGGCGAACATCGCCGCGAACAGCTGGCTCTCCAGCTTCAGGCCGCTGCCGAGGTCGGTGTCCAGGCCGCCGTCGATGGCGGCCTTGGCGGCGGCGTACGCGCGGGCCGGGCCGTTGACGAACTGGCCGGCCCACCGCTTGGCCGCCTCGTACACGTCGTCGGGTGCCACGACCTCGTCGACCATGCCGATGCGCAGCGCCTCGTCGGCGGCGACGAACCGGCCGGTGTAGATGAGGTCCTTGGCGCGCGACGGGCCGACCAGCCGCGGCAGGCGCTGCGTGCCGCCCATGCCGGGGATGACGCCGAGCAGGATCTCCGGCTGGCCGACCTTGGCGTTGTCGCCCGCGATCCGCCGGTCGCAGCACAGCGCCAGCTCGAAGCCGCCGCCCAGCGCGTAGCCGGTGATCGCCGCGACGGTGGGCTTGGGGATCTCCTCCACCGCGCGCAGCGCCGAGGTGAACGCGCCCGCG
This portion of the Saccharothrix syringae genome encodes:
- a CDS encoding TetR/AcrR family transcriptional regulator encodes the protein MPEEPRRRPGGRSALVRAAVLEAGLAELADAGYHGLSLEGVARRAGVNKTTLYRRWGTREALLLDAIRARATARVPIPDTGSLREDLLALVRAAIANLATREVQAAVRAAVALSPHDAALAEAGRAFWAERLDVDGAVVRRAVERGEIAPVDPGPVVEAVLGPPYFRLLVTGRPVDDDFLVATVDLVVRGLAR
- a CDS encoding acyltransferase, with the translated sequence MTSMWGAPVWTRWRRSRRDPAQARFLTLASLRWVLRHRAYTPWYLVRYWRLLRFRIANPHVVLRGMVFLGRKVELHCRPGYGRLEIGRWVHIGDGNAIRCHEGSLRIGDKAVFGKDNTVNCYLDVEIGAATLVADWVYICDFDHVTADVNLPIKDQGIVKSPVRIGPDCWLGTKVTVTRGTRIGRGCVLGAHAVVRGDVPDFKIAVGIPARVVKDRREDYEADAVRRAAVADMARKAREALERSRNGAQNAG
- a CDS encoding nucleoside hydrolase translates to MTTPLIIDTDPGVDDAFALALAAASPEVELIGVTTVFGNVGLADTTRNALRLRALLGREDVPVAAGADRPLVHPHPHLSSAHGSDGLSGRAATLPEPTRGTDPRDAVTLMRELLEAADRPVTIVPIGPLTNVALLLAAHPRLKEKIGRLVVMGGGVDGGNITAAAEFNLWSDPEAARRVLVEEDVPTTVVPMDLTHRCAVTAEWLAELGRTSARAAALVGLTADYLTTYRRFLGFDGIVVHDAVAVAEAIRPGLLTGTPYAVDVDCTFGPGRGALVVDRRLESRAPGNLTVATDTDLDGVRAFLFERLSSL
- a CDS encoding NACHT domain-containing protein, which translates into the protein MAWRPSKTTAAAVGIALALVGNMATNTVSVDEPWWPYAVWGVVAALAAVVLAEHRRPPAEDDLVAIADRLAAVVRGQWQDEVARRSLNDPYPLPVRWDPAPADLVADWADITRLAVNGIGRPQTGDRAAWAASADELAGGDVLAAWRKVPTGRLVVLGAPGTGKTVLLARFVVDLLDPTTRVKGSPVPVLVSIAAWNPAEKGLADWMVERLAVDHPALDRGTATGTPLLRQLMGRELVFPVLDGLDEIPQPLRAEAIAELNAVLAGGTPLVISSRTDAYRDAIRPPGGAEVTLTGAAGIRLRALDAEDVISYLRSSAGGPVNARRWDRVAAALPRGGALAEVMRTPLMTTLARDVHNPRRGAGTADLPSPDVLVDLPDREAIEQHLFDGFVPAAYRPHPTRPTRWHPEQAVAWLGHLAFHLERNRMGQPDFAWWQLHLRTRPRSPSRGAALAVCTVTGLVAGIATTALYSSAYSNAYFVWTGLTVCVTAYLVFGSVWWLTDRFGAALTASAATAISGGLAIDIVGDLVIGPTTPVLLIAAGLASGFAYPLRRRGPSPARAGIVVGLVALVVYTALYATNMPFPGALNAASADATLTGLLVLVAVVLTGARTGRSVLAFIATAGVLRGSTAWFAGSDGREVFFTDHQVVVALAAGVTDAALVAVVVLVAHRMTRPGGGRRRGLVCLLVVLVVGAGHGSRSGLFSGILAALPAVVGCLLAWRPVAARDAWSRLGLGLLATVIAVVGGVYAVIDIPDQAMRELPAPIAAAVVVTVLGAFIAKRDHEPRDWLRTPLLSGVGYGAVHTLFYGPVYGLAVGVVVGLAVELVDRQLASDTPARGLRLAERGLVLGLAVSAVLTALLVWRYDVVTAALLGLVVGGAVGIAYGMEAPRTPTAVRTPAEVLARDRTVFLVSTAVVTVAVTVATGFVAGSGSGFDVTTGLVGGLTYGAATGVFVAAGRTQWLRYFIARCALALTGRVPWRLMAFLEDAHTVHGVLRQNGATYQFRHLDVQRRLAATYVRSARHSR
- a CDS encoding THUMP-like domain-containing protein, coding for MGYAFSLDDVAHLRSDAGCAALAALAGLPLTDASRLADVRAAREVSPDHFAAVLETLLLRRKAAAKVPFTDGLFTSDALQQATAHPVAVHRARRFTGPVHDVTCSIGADLVALPPGSFGSDLDPVRLAMARHNLGDGVPLVRADALRPVSRGVAVLADPARRDSAGRRTWRPEDFTPPLDGLAAAFADRDLAVKCAPGVDFAVAPWADEVELVSLDGQVREACLWTRGLATPGVARRATVLRSDGPGWAVTSAEPDDCPVTAPGEWLVDPDGAVVRAGLVRHYAARHGLAQLDERIAYLTGPEPPPGIRAFRVVEHGHYSEKGLRSVLRAHDVGRLEILVRGLDVDPNALRRRLKLTGSGEATVALTRVGSRPVYLLCRAERT
- a CDS encoding class I SAM-dependent methyltransferase, which produces MAVDPAEPATGDPRPHPHATAEEVQAAYGDPKLANVLYHDWEAGTYDEKWSISYDERCISYATERFRAAAGDVGPYEHALELGCGTGFFLLNLMQGEVIGKGSVTDLSPGMVEVALRNAEHLGLPVDGRVADAERIPYDDDTFDLVVGHAVLHHIPDVPAAMREVLRVLKPGGKFVFAGDPTNIGNFYARKLGQLTWWLTTNVTRLGPLSDWRRPQEELDESSRAAALEAVVDLHTFDPGELERVARGAGAVGVRAVTDELSAALFGWPVRTFEAAVPREKLGWNWAMFAYRTWQRLSWVDQNVLARVLPREVFYNVSVTGRKPV
- a CDS encoding enoyl-CoA hydratase/isomerase family protein, producing the protein MAEFVALEVEGGIGTIRLDRPPMNALNRQVQEEIRAAALEAAERADVRSVIVYGGPKVFAAGADIKEMAELSYAEMATRAGAFTSALRAVEEIPKPTVAAITGYALGGGFELALCCDRRIAGDNAKVGQPEILLGVIPGMGGTQRLPRLVGPSRAKDLIYTGRFVAADEALRIGMVDEVVAPDDVYEAAKRWAGQFVNGPARAYAAAKAAIDGGLDTDLGSGLKLESQLFAAMFATEDQKTGMASFIENGPGKAEFSGR